A genomic window from Pyxicephalus adspersus chromosome 2, UCB_Pads_2.0, whole genome shotgun sequence includes:
- the PROSER2 gene encoding proline and serine-rich protein 2, which produces MPSNLLKLSSSSMESEFHNRNNFERSESFDSQGSHHSRSRSFNMDDENLKYLTNEEKNALLFFEETLDAFEDDIEEPPISLNSSTSYYSSKSTEDSHSDSDDIIDLVQTGHNHGGVSLDTGSVPTTRLSDVTDSPSAPVTIPVSPSYREKNHFTEPPVDYPKFLGAVPTPVIIAQKISEKKAENVHLSSMSPKEEKSPEPKRSVATSPVNEGHFVFPGAPNGKLNRFPNNINVKLGGKQYNKTIAKAAVNIQERKAQVLANLHGPAFFADEIDGKNGEQLTRRTSFRDVASEQARYEALTKLGLVKETPVQTNIQTSSTCTSPVSNGQHSPNFFPPEIQRRLSHEKVHANTQHSPKFSTPESNTKISNEQHVFNGQNSSMVGTTETKRLPSKEQDNMSVQHSPKVLAEESSRRLSNDQISTNVQYSPKVISPESTQKFSHEYYSSNSQNSSKFPSAETKKIPSKEQDNLSVQHSPKVFAEESSRRLSNEQISTNVQYSPKVFSPESTQKFSHEYYSSNSQNSLKFSSTETKKVPSKEQDNFSGQPSPKVLTEESSRRLSNEQESISNILRNEPSPFIPLGKTVVFNGERTAGPIDKSKRHSSVHVSHEQNPPNTNNEVRRTYSMPRPTGFRSQGITVQFSGRSSSDETRKDALRKLGLLKGQSGQ; this is translated from the exons ATGCCAAGCAACCTATTAAAGTTGAGCTCTTCGAGTATGGAATCGGAGTTCCATAACCGCAATAACTTTGAAAGGAGTGAAAGTTTTGATAGTCAAGGCAGTCACCATTCCAGATCCAGGAGCTTCAATATG GATGACGAGAACCTGAAATATCTAACAAATGAGGAGAAGAACGCCCTTCTGTTTTTTGAAGAAACTTTGGATGCTTTTGAGGATGACATTGAGGAGCCACCAATCTCACTCAATTCAAGCACTAGTTATTACTCCTCCAAATCAACTGAAGATAGTCACTCTGACAGTGATGACATCATTGACCTTGTGCAGACGGGTCACAATCATGGCGGAGTCTCATTAG ATACTGGCTCTGTACCAACTACCAGACTATCGGATGTTACCGACTCTCCAAGTGCACCTGTTACTATCCCAGTAAGCCCTAGCTATAGGGAGAAAAATCACTTCACTGAACCACCAGTAGACTATCCTAAATTTCTTGGAGCTGTTCCCACTCCTGTGATCATAGCACAAAAGATTTCAGAGAAGAAAGCAGAGAATGTACACTTGTCCTCCATGTCACCCAAGGAAGAGAAATCACCAGAACCGAAAAGGAGTGTAGCCACCTCACCAGTAAATGAGGGGCATTTTGTATTTCCTGGTGCACCAAATGGCAAACTCAACCGCTTCCCAAACAACATAAATGTGAAACTTGGTGGAAAACAGTATAACAAAACTATTGCCAAGGCAGCTGTCAATATACAAGAAAGAAAAGCTCAAGTCCTGGCCAACTTACATGGGCCAGCATTTTTTGCAGATGAAATCGATGGAAAGAATGGTGAACAACTTACTCGGAGGACATCATTTCGGGATGTGGCCTCTGAGCAAGCAAGATATGAAGCACTGACTAAACTTGGATTAGTTAAAGAAACACCAGTTCAAACTAACATACAGACATCTAGTACATGTACCTCTCCTGTTTCAAATGGTCAGCATTCACCCAATTTTTTCCCTCCAGAAATACAGAGGAGACTTTCACATGAAAAAGTGCATGCGAATACTCAACACTCCCCAAAGTTTTCGACTCCAGAATCAAATACAAAGATTTCCAATGAGCAGCATGTTTTCAATGGTCAGAATTCCTCAATGGTTGGTACTACAGAAACAAAAAGGTTACCTTCAAAAGAGCAAGATAACATGAGTGTTCAGCACTCACCGAAGGTCTTGGCTGAAGAATCGAGCAGGAGACTTTCAAATGATCAAATAAGTACAAATGTTCAATACTCACCAAAGGTAATTTCTCCAGAATCAACTCAAAAGTTTTCACATGAGTATTATTCTAGCAATAGTCAGAACTCATCAAAGTTCCCCAGTGCAGAAACAAAGAAGATACCTTCAAAGGAGCAAGATAACTTGAGTGTTCAGCACTCACCGAAGGTCTTTGCTGAAGAATCGAGCAGGAGACTTTCAAATGAACAAATAAGTACAAACGTTCAATACTCGCCAAAGGTATTTTCTCCAGAATCAACTCAAAAGTTTTCACATGAGTATTATTCTAGCAATAGTCAGAACTCATTAAAGTTTTCCAGTACAGAAACAAAGAAGGTACCATCAAAGGAGCAAGATAACTTTAGTGGCCAGCCCTCACCAAAGGTCTTAACTGAGGAATCAAGCAGGAGACTTTCAAATGAGCAAGAGAGTATCAGCAACATTTTGAGGAATGAACCCAGTCCCTTTATTCCTTTGGGGAAAACTGTTGTTTTTAATGGAGAAAGAACAGCTGGTCCTATAGATAAAAGTAAACGTCACAGCAGTGTACATGTTAGTCATGAGCAAAATCCACCGAATACCAACAATGAGGTCAGGAGAACATATTCAATGCCAAGACCTACTGGTTTTAGATCTCAGGGGATTACTGTACAGTTCTCAGGACGTTCTTCTTCTGATGAAACTAGAAAAGATGCATTAAGAAAACTTGGCCTACTGAAAGGACAGTCTGGACAGTGA
- the LOC140324166 gene encoding uncharacterized protein (The sequence of the model RefSeq protein was modified relative to this genomic sequence to represent the inferred CDS: added 40 bases not found in genome assembly) — MSEEKRTISNEILKLSLQIMCLLTGEDYTVVKKHGGPVMGSENISALEDSSTSIAIPSINLENKLMVEKLVEIACKISKELEEFSGTSGLLEESCEGNTPKDISEHLTNLFNLVNKMAKDKNEMMGNAVAHTLELIYLLIGEDLIVVKKCGKVTDINPASEEGHNSVLCEKGRVKKTLEFTDKIIKLATEKLTIKTEDAEVYSTMDEYLKGYREFFKDVTMDREHNRETLGRSVVQNRSNESSTSVIGVNSVKKENVNRQSDISYNISMQTKISKRKSKPMRIISNEFPSRKRKYLTDPSMFCPKTQDTIKGPALANDCEQESSHIQGGDTNVTLEDSSLGKEGVDTNGELDGTVVIQTIMKDDHKLSYSKHTECFQSEPVLHSVREKPYECIVCGKYFAKKSHLQSHRRIHSGIRPFACLDCGKRFTSNSTLVDHQRIHTGEKPFVCSECGRSFTKNSNLIDHQRTHTGEKPFACTACGKCFARSSNLVEHHKTHTGEKSFVCSECGKGFSRSSTLAEHQKTHTRGDTYICSECGQCFTKNSSLIRHQSIHTGQKPYICTVCGKGFSSSSNLVRHHITHTGEKPFECPICGRTFNQNSNLISHQKTHKVKSFEVK; from the exons ATGAGCGAAGAGAAGCGTACAATCTCTAATGAGATTTTAAAGCTGAGCCTCCAAATTATGTGCCTTCTTACTGGTGAG GATTACACAGTTGTAAAGAAGCATGGAGGGCCTGTAATGGGCAGTGAAAACATCTCTGCATTAGAAGACTCTTCTACTAGCATAGCAATCCCCAGCATTAATCTGGAAAACAAACTCATGGTAGAGAAGCTGGTGGAGATAGCCTGTAAGATAAGCAAAGAGCTTGAAGAG GTAATACACCTAAGGATATATCTGAACATCTAACCAACTTATTCAACTTGgtaaacaagatggccaaagacaaAAACGAGATGATGGGGAATGCCGTGGCTCACACACTGGAACTTATTTATCTCTTGATTGGAGAG GATCTTATTGTTGTAAAGAAATGTGGAAAGGTCACAGACATCAATCCTGCATCTGAAGAAGGTCATAACTCGGTGCTATGTGAAAAAGGCAGAGTAAAGAAGACTCTTGAATttactgataaaataataaaattagctaCTGAAAAG TTAACAATAAAAACTGAAGATGCTGAAGTATATTCCACCATGGACGAATATTTAAAAGGTTATAGGGAATTCTTTAAGGATGTAACAATGGACCGTGAACATAATCGGGAAACTCTTG GCAGATCTGTCGTCCAGAATCGTTCTAATGAATCAAGCACTAGTGTTATCGGCGTGAATtctgtcaaaaaagaaaatgtaaatcgTCAGTCTGACATTAGTTACAATATTTCAATGCAAACTAAAATAAGCAAGAGAAAAAGTAAGCCTATGAGAATCATATCCAATGAGTTTCCTTCACGTAAAAGGAAATATCTCACAGACCCTTCCATGTTTTGTCCGAAAACACAAGACACAATAAAAGGACCTGCCCTTGCCAATGACTGTGAACAGGAAAGTAGTCATATACAAGGAGGTGACACCAATGTCACACTAGAGGATTCCAGTCTTGGAAAGGAGGGTGTGGACACAAATGGTGAATTGGATGGCACAGTTGTTATTCAAACAATAATGAAAGATGATCATAAGCTGTCCTACTCTAAACATACTGAATGTTTCCAATCGGAACCAGTTCTTCATTCAGTAAGAGAAAAGCCATATGAATGCATAGTGTGTGgcaaatattttgccaaaaagtCCCATCTTCAGTCTCACAGGCGGATTCACTCTGGAATAAGACCATTCGCCTGTTTGGATTGTGGAAAGCGCTTTACCAGCAACTCTACTCTTGTGGACCATCAGAGGATTCATACAGGAGAAAAGCCATTTGTTTGTTCAGAATGCGGGAGGAGCTTTACTAAAAACTCGAACCTTATTGATCATCAGCGGACTCACACAGGGGAAAAGCCTTTTGCCTGTACAGCCTGTGGTAAATGTTTTGCCAGGAGCTCCAACCTAGTAGAGCATCATAAGACTCACACAGGAGAAAAGTCCTTTGTATGCTCTGAATGTGGGAAAGGCTTCTCCAGAAGCTCAACTCTTGCAGAGCACCAGAAGACTCACACACGAGGAGATACTTATATCTGTTCAGAATGTGGTCAGTGCTTCACCAAGAACTCCAGTCTGATAAGACACCAGAGTATTCACACGGGTCAGAAGccatatatatgtactgtatgtggtAAAGGCTTCTCCAGTAGCTCCAATCTGGTGAGACATCATATCACTCATACAGGAGAAAAACCATTTGAATGCCCAATATGTGGCAGGACTTTCAACCAGAACTCTAATCTTATTTCTCATCAGAAAACACACAAAGTCAAGAGTTTTGAAGTAAAATGA